One part of the Prunus persica cultivar Lovell chromosome G5, Prunus_persica_NCBIv2, whole genome shotgun sequence genome encodes these proteins:
- the LOC18776030 gene encoding LOW QUALITY PROTEIN: protein EDS1L (The sequence of the model RefSeq protein was modified relative to this genomic sequence to represent the inferred CDS: inserted 1 base in 1 codon; deleted 1 base in 1 codon): MACGRLGEMLNLSEELIKKSCYLSLKAQNFPDELLLVEKPPASSHAFFCFPGSWSVDSWFSGEKAFGETVITPALFPCMKSIGNHNETAKPGDLEFAIAFVNQAFLQKFEHVLQTSQLVNQVQDAINERKSIIFTGHSTGGAIAALATIWFLQKYPKTNAATFFCVTFGSPLVGNHIISHALRRENWSQYFIHFVMRYDIVPRILLAPLSSIHQGLQKILPFFDLKSPYFRSQILGTSLEAWHLYTNVMRDASALTTHVASQLMGSTNLVLQTVKNFIKLSPYKPFGTYVFCTGNGKLVVLKNPEAVLQTLFYSCQLSGETEWAAIAHNCLNEHFSYEKEFLGGECSLDMQDVVALDKLEELCLGSDRYLDDLGLSAEARLCLRAAGESEKQKGENQKKVNGKREEMKKALENLEEYRALCEHNVGYFDAFKIQKDRRDFEANVSRIVLTGIWDEIIEMLKKYELPDEFEAIKEWIQLGTRFRRLVEPIDIANYYRHSKDEDTGPYMKKGRPKRYKTHNDGSSMNKNCLQVPAGNRGFGQRWRXLHKLTGDGTAIYRERERVLKLQREVGNWIREGLVGKDVLLKSSTFYSWWQPLPPPLKSEIISGLMDDQGSMQE; this comes from the exons ATGGCTTGTGGAAGGCTTGGAGAGATGCTGAATCTTAGTGAGGAGCTTATCAAGAAAAGTTGCTATCTGTCCTTGAAGGCTCAGAACTTCCCAGATGAGCTGCTTCTTGTAGAGAAGCCCCCTGCCTCATCCCATGCTTTTTTCTGCTTTCCAGGATCTTGGTCTGTGGACAGTTGGTTTTCTGGAGAAAAAGCTTTTGGAGAAACAGTGATCACTCCTGCACTGTTTCCTTGTATGAAAAGCATAGGCAACCATAATGAAACTGCAAAACCAGGAGACCTAGAATTTGCAATTGCTTTCGTGAACCAAGCCTTTCTGCAAAAATTTGAACATGTTTTGCAGACTTCCCAGCTTGTTAATCAG GTGCAAGACGCTATCAATGAAAGGAAGAGTATAATATTTACAGGGCATTCTACAGGTGGAGCAATAGCTGCGCTTGCCACAATCTGGTTCTTGCAAAAGTACCCGAAAACAAATGCTGCAACATTCTTCTGTGTGACTTTTGGATCTCCCCTTGTTGGTAACCATATTATTTCTCATGCACTTAGGAGGGAGAATTGGTCTCAATACTTCATACATTTTGTCATGAGATACGATATTGTCCCTAGGATTTTGCTTGCTCCTCTCTCATCCATTCACCAAGGATTGCAGAAAATTCTCCCCTTCTTCGATCTGAAATCGCCTTACTTTAGAAGCCAGATTCTTGGAACATCCCTAGAGGCCTGGCATTTGTATACAAATGTGATGAGGGATGCATCAGCTCTCACAACCCATGTTGCCTCTCAACTAATGGGGAGCACAAATCTAGTGCTGCAAACTGTAAAAAACTTCATTAAGCTGAGCCCTTACAAGCCTTTCGGGACATATGTTTTTTGCACTGGGAATGGGAAATTGGTTGTCTTGAAAAACCCTGAAGCTGTGTTGCAAACCTTGTTCTACTCTTGTCAGTTAAGCGGCGAAACGGAATGGGCAGCCATTGCCCACAATTGCTTGAACGAGCATTTCAGCTATGAGAAGGAATTTCTAGGTGGTGAATGTAGCTTAGACATGCAAGACGTGGTTGCTCTTGATAAACTAGAAGAGCTCTGCTTGGGCTCAGATCGTTACTTGGATGACCTTGGCTTG AGTGCAGAAGCTAGATTATGCCTTCGTGCTGCCGGAGAATCAGAAAAGCAAAAAGgagaaaaccagaaaaaagTTAAtggaaaaagggaagaaatgaagaaagcATTGGAAAACCTAGAAGAATATCGAGCCTTGTGTGAGCACAATGTGGGATATTTCGACGCCTTCAAGATTCAGAAGGACAGGAGAGACTTTGAGGCTAACGTGAGTAGGATTGTGTTAACAGGGATATGGGATGAGATTATCgaaatgttgaaaaaataTGAGCTTCCTGATGAATTCGAGGCTATAAAAGAATGGATACAACTAGGAACCAGGTTCCGCCGTCTTGTTGAGCCTATTGACATTGCTAACTACTATAGGCACTCCAAGGATGAGGACACCGGACCATACATGAAGAAAGGCAGGCCGAAGCGGTACAAA ACCCACAACGATGGCTCGAGCATGAACAAAAACTGCCTGCAGGTTCCTGCGGGGAATCGTGGTTTTGGGCAGAGGTGGA AGTTGCACAAACTTACTGGTGACGGCACGGCAATCTacagggaaagagagagagttttgaaGCTGCAAAGAGAAGTAGGAAACTGGATTCGTGAAGGGTTGGTTGGTAAGGACGTCTTATTGAAGTCGTCAACCTTTTACAGTTGGTGGCAGCCGCTGCCTCCACCACTCAAATCAGAAATCATTTCAGGGCTCATGGATGATCAAGGAAGCATGCAAGAGTAG
- the LOC18777503 gene encoding protein EDS1L → MYVQRLGEMLKISEENLKTSCSLSLKAQNFPDEQFLVEKSPASSHAFFSFPGSWSVDGWYSGDKAFGEKVINLELFPSMRSIGNYDKDDKPEDQEFATGFVNQAFLHRLEHVLKTSQLVNQVEAALNEQKSIIFTGHSTGGAIAALATIWFLQNYPNANNGAFCVTFGSPLVGNHIISHALRREKWSQCFIHFVMRYDIVPRILLAPLTPIQQQFEKVLPFFNPTSPNFKSEVLGASPEALHFYANVIRNASSLTSHVAFQLMGNTNLLLDTVRHFTKLSPYKPFGTYVFCTGNGKLVVLKNPEAVLQTLSYSCLLSSETEHAAAIAHKCLNEHFGYEKEFLGDESSLDMQNVVDFDKLELLLGSDGYLDDLGLGVRARLSLCAAKKFEEKKQENEKSVASKVEAFKDVMKKLEDYRDFCKENGGYYQAFKIQGEKKDFDANVNRLVLAGIWDEIIEMLKRYALPDEFEGTYKWIELGTKFRDLVEPLDIANYYRHAKGRRYMDKGGRPKRYKYTQRWLEHHLKLQPGACGKSSCFWAEEEESLKQ, encoded by the exons ATGTATGTTCAAAGGCTTGGAGAGATGTTGAAGATTAGTGAGGAGAATTTGAAGACAAGTTGCTCTCTGTCCTTGAAGGCTCAGAACTTCCCAGATGAGCAGTTTCTTGTTGAGAAATCCCCTGCCTCATCACATGCTTTTTTCAGCTTTCCAGGATCTTGGTCTGTGGATGGTTGGTATTCTGGAGATAAAGCTTTTGGTGAAAAAGTGATCAATCTCGAACTCTTTCCTTCTATGAGAAGTATAGGCAATTATGATAAAGATGACAAACCTGAAGACCAAGAATTTGCAACTGGATTTGTAAACCAAGCCTTTCTGCACAGACTTGAACATGTATTGAAGACTTCCCAGCTTGTAAATCAG GTGGAAGCGGCTCTGAATGAACAGAAGAGTATAATATTTACAGGACACTCTACAGGTGGAGCAATTGCTGCGCTTGCCACAATCTGGTTCTTGCAAAACTACCCGAATGCGAATAATGGAGCATTCTGTGTGACTTTCGGATCTCCCCTTGTTGGTAATCATATTATTTCTCATGCTCTTAGGAGAGAGAAGTGGTCTCAATGCTTCATACATTTTGTCATGAGATATGACATTGTCCCTCGGATTTTGCTTGCTCCTCTCACCCCCATTCAACAACAGTTTGAGAAAGTTCTCCCCTTCTTCAATCCAACATCCCCCAACTTTAAAAGTGAGGTTCTTGGAGCATCGCCGGAGGCCTTGCATTTCTATGCAAATGTGATCAGGAATGCATCATCTCTTACAAGCCATGTTGCTTTTCAACTAATGGGGAACACAAATCTTTTATTGGACACTGTAAGACACTTCACTAAACTAAGCCCTTACAAGCCTTTTGGGACTTACGTTTTTTGCACTGGGAATGGGAAATTGGTTGTCTTGAAAAACCCTGAAGCAGTCTTGCAAACCTTGTCCTACTCTTGTCTGTTAAGCAGCGAAACTGAACATGCAGCAGCGATTGCCCACAAATGCTTGAACGAGCATTTTGGCTATGAGAAGGAATTTCTAGGTGATGAATCCAGCTTAGACATGCAAAATGTGGTTGATTTTGATAAACTAGAACTTCTCTTAGGCTCAGATGGTTACTTGGATGACCTTGGCTTg GGTGTAAGAGCTAGATTGTCTCTTTGCGCTGCGAAAAAATTCGaagagaaaaaacaagaaaacgagAAAAGCGTAGCTTCAAAAGTGGAAGCATTTAAAGATGTGATGAAGAAACTAGAAGACTACCGAGACTTTTGTAAGGAGAATGGGGGATATTACCAGGCCTTCAAGATACAGGGTgagaagaaagactttgatGCTAATGTGAACAGGCTTGTGCTAGCAGGTATATGGGATGAGATTATTGAAATGCTGAAAAGATATGCGCTTCCTGATGAATTTGAGGGTACATATAAGTGGATAGAACTAGGAACCAAGTTCCGCGACCTTGTTGAGCCTCTTGACATTGCTAACTACTATCGGCATGCAAAGGGCAGGCGTTACATGGACAAAGGCGGCAGGCCAAAGCGTTACAAATACACACAAAGATGGCTGGAGCATCACCTAAAATTGCAGCCAGGAGCCTGTGGAAAATCCTCCTGCTTTTGGGCAGAGGAGGAGGAGTCACTAAAGCAATAG
- the LOC18776632 gene encoding pre-mRNA-splicing factor 38B codes for MEEAKAAAYYEELTRRGEGAARFKQGLGFSSASTDSENPPTRGSALPYSSSSFLSKFVKASSPKKESELQKQAQIESIQNKLKRKKSDLAEEEEEKQPPRVSHRESKHSRKRSRSRSRERHSRRRSRSRERHRDRDRERERDRDRDRDRDRERRRRRSRSGSDSDGGRRRRGRSRSRSRSPRDRRKERRSRSSSPRERDLEKSKGKMGKERNGAADYSKLIQGYDKMSAAERVKAKMKFQLAETAEKDMTKGMGSGWERFEFNKDAPLDDEEVEVAEDDAALVKHIGRSFRFSAIENKREEKIKTAHDEAMFGSSDNPPSIMIDSEVEAENDIRDSKESEPTSLLSDKVLAKKQGSWRDRIRDKRN; via the exons ATGGAGGAGGCAAAAGCCGCGGCGTACTACGAGGAGTTGACTCGGCGCGGTGAAGGAGCCGCCAGATTCAAGCAAGGCTTGGGCTTCTCTTCGGCAAGCACAGATTCCGAAAACCCCCCTACGCGCGGTTCAGCGCTGCCTTATTCGTCGTCTTCTTTCCTCAGCAAGTTCGTCAAGGCCTCTAGCCCGAAAAAGGAGTCGGAGCTCCAAAAGCAAGCCCAAATCGAGTCCATACAGAACAAGCTCAAGAGGAAGAAGTCCGACCTGgccgaagaagaagaagagaaacaacCGCCTAGGGTTTCGCATAGAGAAAGTAAGCATTCGAGGAAGCGAAGCAGGAGCAGGAGCAGAGAAAGGCATTCGAGGCGGCGAAGTAGGAGCAGAGAGAGACATAGAGATAGAGATAGGGAAAGGGAAAGGGATAGGGATAGAGATAGagatagagatagagagagaaggagaaggagaagtaGGTCTGGGAGCGATTCGGATGGAGGTAGAAGACGAAGAGGGAGGAGCCGGAGTCGAAGTCGGTCACCTCGGGATCGGAGAAAGGAGCGAAGGAGTCGGAGCTCGTCGCCGAGAGAGAGGGATTTGGAGAAGAGCAAGGGTAAAATGGGGAAGGAGAGAAATGGTGCTGCTGATTATTCAAAGTTGATTCAAGGCTATGATAAAATG TCAGCAGCCGAGAGAGTCAAAGCGAAGATGAAATTTCAACTTgctgaaactg CTGAGAAGGATATGACGAAGGGCATGGGCTCTGGTTGGGAAAGATTTGAATTCAACAAAGATGCACCACTTGATGATGAGGAAGTTGAAG TTGCTGAAGATGATGCAGCATTAGTTAAGCACATTGGGAGAAGCTTTCGGTTTTCTGCGATTGAG AACAAAAGGGAGGAGAAGATCAAAACTGCTCATGATGAGGCTATGTTCGGTTCATCGGATAATCCACCATCCATTATGATAGATAGTGAGGTTGAGGCAGAGAACGATATAAGGGACAGCAAAGAAAGTGAACCTACAAGCTTATTGAGTGATAAG GTACTTGCGAAAAAACAAGGCTCATGGCGTGACCGTATACGTGACAAAAGGAATTGA
- the LOC18775786 gene encoding formin-like protein 4, translating to MPQSNGTVLAETIAATSAATLVIAGILFFLYRFLAAHRLLKGKTNGSFRREEVVMNREEFRQCGANVKGLIVDENGVDVIYFRKLEAGQLQTNLPRVMFNPSYEDEEEEKRVDTKGGRPELSKPSDLTNPDKLAKPYSLRPPRPLLRTTSTLILEKQAPQSLPPPPPQPAIDKSPPPPPPPPPSLRMPPPPILAKRNPLPPAPPPKVGGLGLSLKPPPAPKGKPSNKRRAESSTGESSKTTGVGQTKLKPLHWDKVMAAVDHSMVWDQINDGSFRFDDELMENLFGYTTIKNQSSERNNHLTASNKSNSAPTSQVFILEPRKSQNTAIVLRSLAISSKEIVNALLDGQGLGADTLEKLTKISPTQEEEAKILQFHGNPSKLAVAEAFLFHILKAVPSAFTRFDAMLFRANYDPEVLHLKKSLQTLEMGCKELRARGLFLKLLEAILKAGNRMNAGTVRGNAQGFNLSALLKLSDVKSTDGKTTLLHFVVEQVAQSEGRSCVINQNCSIGRNTSQIISPILDNVTAEDRRKEYLIQGLSLLEGLSTELSNVKKAATIEYESFIHMSSTLSNHVAEIKKLLTQSGNAERGGFAREMKGFLEECEEELKVVREEQARVMELVKRTTEYYQAGALKDKGAPPLQLFVIMKDFLDMVSLVGTEISRKLQTKKSSTMAVGSSSPPLSPSTITLNKLQNFHSHFISDMSSISSSESEDGF from the exons ATGCCACAATCTAATGGAACGGTACTTGCTGAGACTATTGCAGCAACTTCTGCAGCCACTCTTGTTATTGCTGGAATCTTGTTCTTCCTATACCGATTTCTTGCTGCTCACCGCCTCCTAAAAGGCAAGACCAATGGAAGTTTTCGACGAGAAGAAGTTGTGATGAATCGAGAAGAATTTAGGCAATGTGGTGCGAATGTGAAAGGGTTGATTGTTGATGAGAATGGGGTTGATGTTATATACTTTAGAAAATTAGAAGCCGGACAGCTTCAAACAAATCTTCCAAGAGTAATGTTTAATCCCAGttatgaagatgaagaagaagaaaaaagggtgGATACTAAAGGAGGGAGGCCTGAATTGTCTAAGCCATCTGATTTGACCAATCCTGATAAATTGGCAAAACCATATTCTCTACGACCTCCCAGACCTCTACTTAGAACAACGTCAACATTGATATTGGAGAAGCAAGCTCCACAATCACTGCCTCCTCCACCACCCCAGCCAGCAATAGATAAATCTCCacccccaccaccacctcctccccCTTCACTAAGGATGCCACCACCGCCTATTCTGGCAAAAAGGAATCCTTTACCACCTGCTCCGCCTCCGAAGGTAGGTGGTTTGGGTTTATCACTAAAACCCCCACCTGCACCTAAAGGCAAACCAAGCAATAAGCGCAGGGCAGAGTCTTCCACAGGGGAGAGCTCAAAAACAACTGGTGTTGGGCAAACAAAGCTGAAGCCTTTGCACTGGGACAAGGTCATGGCTGCTGTTGATCATTCAATGGTCTGGGATCAAATCAACGATGGATCATTCAG ATTTGATGATGAGCTTATGGAAAATTTGTTTGGATATACGACCATTAAAAACCAGTCCTCTGAAAGAAATAACCACTTGACAGCTTCAAACAAGTCTAACTCTGCCCCAACATCTCAAGTTTTCATCCTAGAGCCCCGAAAGTCCCAGAACACCGCAATCGTGCTAAGATCTCTTGCAATCTCTAGCAAAGAAATCGTAAATGCCCTCCTTGATGGGCAAGGACTTGGTGCTGATACACTAGAAAAACTTACAAAAATTTCCCCaacccaagaagaagaagctaagATCCTCCAATTTCATGGCAACCCAAGTAAACTTGCAGTTGCTGAAGCTTTCCTCTTCCACATTCTGAAAGCTGTTCCTTCAGCATTCACTCGTTTCGATGCAATGCTTTTCAGAGCAAACTATGACCCTGAAGTCCTTCACCTCAAGAAGTCGTTGCAAACACTTGAAATGGGGTGCAAGGAGCTAAGAGCTCGCGGGCTCTTCCTAAAACTTCTTGAAGCGATTCTCAAAGCTGGCAATAGAATGAATGCTGGAACTGTCAGAGGCAATGCACAAGGGTTCAACCTCAGTGCTCTTCTGAAGCTATCTGATGTCAAAAGCACTGATGGAAAGACTACACTACTACACTTTGTGGTTGAACAAGTAGCACAATCAGAGGGTAGAAGCTGTGTGATCAATCAGAACTGCAGCATTGGTCGAAACACTAGCCAAATTATTTCACCGATATTGGATAACGTAACCGCTGAAGATAGAAGAAAAGAGTACCTAATACAAGGGTTGTCATTGTTAGAAGGGTTGAGTACTGAATTATCTAATGTAAAGAAAGCAGCTACCATAGAATATGAGAGCTTCATCCATATGAGCTCTACTCTAAGTAACCACGTAGCTGAAATTAAGAAACTTTTGACACAGAGTGGCAATGCTGAGAGAGGTGGATTTGCAAGAGAAATGAAAGGGTTCTTAGAAGAATGTGAGGAGGAGCTTAAGGTGGTGAGAGAAGAGCAAGCAAGGGTCATGGAGCTTGTGAAGAGAACAACAGAATATTACCAAGCAGGAGCTTTGAAAGACAAAGGAGCACCACCACTTCAACTGTTTGTTATTATGAAGGATTTTCTAGACATGGTTTCTCTTGTTGGTACAGAAATTTCAAGAAAGCTACAGACGAAGAAGAGTTCTACAATGGCTGTAGGATCCTCATCACCTCCTCTATCACCTTCAACCATAACATTAAACAAGTTACAAAACTTCCACTCGCATTTCATTTCAGATATGTCATCAATATCTTCCAGTGAATCAGAAGATGGTTTCTGA
- the LOC18777408 gene encoding uncharacterized protein LOC18777408, whose product MVSDSITNASIHAAPNNNNAARDVGKKKRARSAKLKQCKLDVRREQWLSQGAVKNKDCKAEQNGVVEERKDRNNHHPFGNLGMRPGGGESDGSIHHHHHHDSDLDSNSPNSLTSSVLGSNYSETNFTGSSSSSSSSSSGGCCSGNITEDDEGGGDDGCLDDWEAVADALAANEKPKNPCLESPPEHDPIAQSGSPQETTIGSDGPSFGVENSKPQCARTIPKASGNGLAWRPDDAFRPQSLPNLAKQVSLPNSNRKHYGCGGVPWAYSGVVSAPSSCPICYEDLDFTDTSFLPCLCGFRLCLFCHKRILEEDSRCPGCRKPYEHEPVEAEASVHGGSLTFRLPRSCSLITRS is encoded by the exons ATGGTTTCCGATTCGATCACCAACGCTTCCATTCATGCAGCCCCAAACAACAACAACGCAGCCCGGGATGTgggcaagaagaagagg GCCAGGTCTGCCAAATTGAAGCAGTGCAAGCTCGATGTTCGTCGTGAGCAATGGCTTTCTCAAG GCGCTGTGAAGAATAAGGACTGTAAAGCGGAACAGAACGGCGTCGTTGAAGAACGCAAAGACCGTAATAACCACCATCCCTTCGGTAATCTAGGGATGAGGCCCGGAGGCGGTGAAAGTGACGGATCgatccatcaccaccaccaccatgacAGCGATTTGGACTCAAACAGTCCGAACAGTTTGACAAGTAGCGTCTTGGGCAGCAACTATTCCGAGACTAACTTCACTGGgtccagcagcagcagcagcagcagcagcagcggTGGCTGTTGCTCTGGAAATATCACAGAGGATGATGAAGGCGGTGGCGATGATGGGTGCTTGGACGATTGGGAAGCCGTGGCTGACGCCTTAGCCGCCAACGAGAAGCCGAAAAACCCATGTTTGGAGTCTCCCCCAGAGCATGATCCAATTGCTCAATCAGGTTCTCCTCAGGAAACGACTATTGGGTCTGATGGGCcgagttttggggttgagaaTTCGAAGCCTCAGTGCGCCAGAACTATCCCTAAAGCTTCAGGAAATGGCCTGGCATGGAGGCCTGATGATGCTTTTCGGCCTCAGAGTCTGCCCAATTTAGCTAAGCAGGTTAGCTTGCCAAATTCGAACCGGAAACATTACGGTTGTGGTGGTGTTCCTTGGGCCTATAGTGGTGTTGTTTCTGCGCCATCCTCATGTCCTATATGCTATGAAGATTTGGATTTCACGGACACAAGCTTTTTGCCATGCTTGTGCGGATTCCGGCTCTGCCTTTTCTGCCACAAGAGGATTCTCGAGGAGGATAGCCGCTGTCCTGGCTGCAGGAAGCCCTATGAGCATGAGCCTGTTGAGGCAGAGGCAAGTGTGCATGGAGGTAGCCTCACGTTTCGGCTGCCTCGTTCTTGTAGCCTGATCACAAGGTCCTAA
- the LOC18777842 gene encoding callose synthase 10, producing MKKMIATLRALVEVMEALSKYADPNGVGRLIMEEVRGAISAIRYTEQFPRLPAAIEISGQRDADMFDLLECVFGFQKDNVTNQRENVLLTVANAQSQLGVPVEADPVSEHVIIVTWATDYPSCIHVNEHVIICYTCYVSIYLNLNFE from the exons atgaaaaagatGATTGCTACCTTGAGGGCTTTAGTTGAGGTGATGGAGGCACTTAGCAAATATGCAGATCCAAATGGAGTTGGAAGACTTATTATGGAGGAG GTGAGAGGTGCAATATCTGCAATTAGGTATACTGAGCAATTCCCCAGACTTCCTGCTGCTATTGAGATATCTGGACAACGAGATGCTGACATGTTTGATCTGTTGGAATGTGTGTTTGGTTTTCAG AAAGACAATGTAACGAATCAGAGAGAAAATGTTCTTCTTACAGTTGCAAATGCACAATCTCAGCTTGGTGTACCTGTTGAGGCTGATCCAGTGAGTGAACATGTCATTATTGTTACATGGGCTACTGATTATCCTTCTTGTATTCATGTGAATGAACATGTCATTATTTGTTACACCTGTTACGTTTCCATTTACTTAAATCTAAATTTTGAGTGA
- the LOC18776139 gene encoding two-component response regulator ARR5, with translation MAMASEMFRPNLPESFELSADSQMGSGELHVLAVDDSHVDRKVIERLLKISSCKVTAVDSGTRALQYLGLDGEKSSVGFDAMKVNLIITDYSMPGMTGYELLKKIKESSAFREVPVVIMSSENILTRIDRCLEEGAEEYILKPVKLSDVNRLKHFMMGGGERRESAEKKIHKRTFQVDYNASSPPSPLPQLSPSFACSLASSQLPSSSPSLPSTRFSSKRPRLHKTD, from the exons ATGGCGATGGCCAGTGAGATGTTCAGGCCTAATTTGCCCGAAAGTTTTGAGCTTTCTGCTGATTCTCAGATGGGTTCTGGGGAGCTGCATGTTCTTGCCGTGGATGATAGCCACGTCGACCGGAAGGTCATTGAGAGGTTGCTAAAGATATCATCTTGCAAAG TGACGGCTGTTGACAGCGGGACAAGAGCTCTGCAGTATCTAGGATTGGATGGGGAGAAGAGTTCTGTTGGATTTGAT GCTATGAAGGTGAATCTAATAATAACAGACTACTCAATGCCTGGGATGACGGGATATGAGTTGCTAAAGAAGATCAAG GAATCTTCAGCTTTTAGAGAAGTTCCGGTGGTGATCATGTCATCAGAAAACATCCTGACCCGAATTGATAG ATGTTTGGAGGAAGGAGCTGAGGAGTATATATTGAAGCCAGTAAAGCTTTCAGATGTGAACCGTTTGAAACATTTCATGATGggaggaggagaaagaagagaaagtgcAGAGAAGAAGATTCACAAGAGAACATTTCAAGTTGACTACAATGCATCATCACCTCCCTCTCCTTTACCGCAACTGTCTCCTTCGTTTGCTTGCAGTCTAGCATCATCTCAGCTACCGTCTTCATCGCCATCATTGCCCTCGACACGGTTTTCGTCAAAGAGACCTAGATTGCACAAGACAGATTGA